The following proteins come from a genomic window of Natrinema saccharevitans:
- the cobA gene encoding uroporphyrinogen-III C-methyltransferase, whose product MSDTRTDAEPGTVYLVGSGPGDPDLLTVKAKRLLEECDVVLHDKLPGPEIIDRLPEDRREDVGKRAGGERTPQSEINERLVELAREGKSVVRLKGGDSFVFGRGGEEAAYLAAHGIPFEVVPAVTSAIAAPAVAGIPVTHRDHASSVSFVTGHEDPTKEESAVDWEALAATGGTIVVLMGVGRLPDYTTALLEAGMAPETPVALVERGTWPGQQVATGTLETIVDARDEAGIEPPAVTVIGDVAGTRESVVEFLQHDYGATDDGADGGA is encoded by the coding sequence ATGTCCGACACCCGAACCGACGCCGAGCCCGGCACCGTCTACCTCGTCGGCAGCGGCCCCGGCGATCCCGACCTGTTGACCGTGAAAGCGAAGCGGCTACTCGAGGAGTGCGATGTCGTCCTCCACGACAAGCTACCCGGCCCCGAGATCATCGATCGGCTCCCCGAGGACCGCCGCGAGGACGTGGGGAAACGCGCCGGCGGCGAACGCACGCCCCAGTCCGAGATCAACGAGCGGCTGGTCGAACTCGCCCGCGAGGGCAAAAGCGTCGTCCGACTGAAAGGCGGCGACTCGTTCGTCTTCGGCCGCGGCGGCGAGGAAGCCGCGTATCTCGCGGCCCACGGGATCCCCTTCGAGGTCGTCCCCGCGGTCACCTCGGCCATCGCCGCGCCCGCCGTCGCGGGGATTCCGGTCACCCACCGCGATCACGCCTCCTCAGTCTCGTTCGTCACGGGCCACGAGGACCCTACGAAGGAGGAGTCGGCCGTCGACTGGGAGGCACTCGCCGCCACCGGCGGCACCATCGTCGTCCTGATGGGCGTCGGCCGCCTGCCGGACTACACGACGGCGCTGCTCGAGGCCGGAATGGCCCCCGAGACGCCGGTCGCGCTCGTCGAACGGGGTACCTGGCCCGGCCAGCAGGTCGCGACGGGCACCCTCGAGACGATCGTCGACGCCCGCGACGAGGCGGGGATCGAGCCGCCGGCCGTGACGGTGATCGGCGACGTGGCGGGGACGCGGGAATCGGTCGTCGAGTTCCTGCAGCACGACTACGGCGCGACCGACGACGGCGCCGACGGAGGGGCGTAA
- a CDS encoding CapA family protein: MTGRRAFLATAGAAALGGCAAPAVEPTAVADHERHETTIGFVGDAMLGRNVDDRYGRAGVDPAAVWGDLRPRLQSLDGVCCNLECCLSTRGRRFPDRTYYFRADPAWAVPALEAGNVRFASLANNHALDFGPTALLDTVDALEDAGMGFAGAGETPTAARAPATVSIGDVDVAVVSVADHYAEYGATADRPGTAYVEFDPESAESRRLVGESLERAKATEPDLLVASVHWGPNWVEYPDDDLRAFGHWLIDRGVDLVHGHSAHVVQGVERYGDGLVLHDTGDIVDDYVIKEDLRNDRTVLFELGLEGESPAELRLVPAVIDDETVTPADEDEAAWLRETMRDRSAPFGTEYDRDGRDLVLSL; encoded by the coding sequence ATGACCGGCCGGCGGGCGTTTCTCGCGACCGCAGGTGCCGCGGCGCTTGGCGGCTGTGCCGCGCCCGCGGTCGAGCCGACCGCCGTCGCGGACCACGAGCGCCACGAGACGACGATCGGGTTCGTCGGCGACGCGATGCTCGGCCGCAACGTCGACGACCGCTACGGGCGGGCCGGCGTCGACCCTGCCGCCGTCTGGGGCGACCTCCGGCCCCGACTGCAGTCGCTGGACGGCGTCTGCTGTAACCTCGAGTGTTGCCTGTCGACGCGGGGCCGGCGGTTCCCCGACCGGACCTACTACTTTCGGGCCGATCCCGCGTGGGCCGTTCCCGCGCTCGAGGCCGGCAACGTCCGGTTCGCGTCGCTGGCGAACAACCACGCCCTCGATTTCGGGCCGACCGCGCTTCTGGACACCGTCGACGCCCTCGAGGACGCGGGGATGGGATTCGCGGGGGCCGGCGAGACGCCGACGGCGGCCCGCGCGCCCGCGACGGTTTCGATCGGTGACGTCGACGTCGCGGTCGTCTCCGTCGCCGACCACTACGCCGAGTACGGCGCGACCGCGGACCGCCCCGGAACGGCCTACGTCGAGTTCGACCCCGAGTCGGCCGAGAGCCGACGACTCGTCGGCGAGTCCCTCGAGCGCGCGAAAGCGACCGAGCCGGACCTGCTGGTCGCGTCGGTCCACTGGGGCCCGAACTGGGTCGAGTACCCCGACGACGACCTGCGGGCGTTCGGCCACTGGCTGATCGATCGGGGGGTCGACCTCGTCCACGGCCACAGCGCCCACGTCGTCCAGGGGGTCGAACGCTACGGCGACGGCCTCGTCCTCCACGATACCGGCGACATCGTCGACGACTACGTGATCAAGGAGGACCTGCGAAACGACCGCACCGTCCTCTTCGAACTCGGCCTCGAGGGCGAGAGTCCGGCGGAACTGCGCCTCGTCCCCGCCGTCATCGACGACGAGACGGTCACGCCGGCCGACGAAGACGAGGCGGCGTGGCTCCGGGAGACGATGCGCGACCGCTCCGCGCCGTTCGGAACCGAGTACGACCGCGACGGCAGGGATCTCGTTCTCTCGCTGTAG
- a CDS encoding DUF5783 family protein, which produces MAEFDPEQFEDKYANYFPELQQAYKNAFNRMNDSYDSELVHAIDQQVLNESEPFYEGDGEFRVELPDDPYGRLDGVLVEQERFEQLLEKHVAEIETELRRVFEFE; this is translated from the coding sequence ATGGCCGAGTTCGATCCCGAGCAGTTCGAGGACAAGTACGCCAACTACTTCCCCGAACTCCAGCAGGCGTACAAGAACGCGTTCAACCGGATGAACGACAGCTACGACTCCGAACTGGTCCACGCGATCGACCAGCAGGTCTTAAACGAGAGCGAACCCTTCTACGAGGGCGACGGCGAGTTCCGGGTCGAACTCCCGGACGACCCCTACGGCCGACTCGACGGCGTCCTCGTCGAGCAAGAGCGGTTCGAACAGCTCCTCGAGAAACACGTCGCGGAGATCGAAACGGAACTCCGACGCGTCTTCGAGTTCGAGTAA
- a CDS encoding ketopantoate reductase family protein, producing the protein MDIVVFGAGSLGSLVGGLLAGDHDVTLVAREDHARAVRESGLSLEGAVDGPARVFPAATTDGTGLEADLAVVTVKAFDTETAADRLATGAIDAVLSLQNGMGNESILADRLEAPVLAGTATYGAVLREPGVVACTGVGEVVLGAREGGPSSLADAVGDGFRSAGIETLVAADMPRRLWEKLAVNAGINAITALTETENGAVLDAPAADLARAASRETARVARACDVALSSDEAVAAMEAVAEATAANTSSMAQDVRAGRRTEIDAINGYVVDRAVDHGLSVPTNRTLAALVRTWERGRGLR; encoded by the coding sequence ATGGATATCGTCGTGTTCGGAGCCGGCAGCCTCGGCAGTCTCGTCGGCGGCCTCCTCGCAGGCGACCACGACGTGACGCTGGTCGCCCGCGAGGATCACGCCCGTGCCGTTCGCGAGTCGGGACTGTCCCTCGAGGGAGCGGTCGACGGGCCCGCCCGCGTCTTCCCGGCGGCGACGACCGACGGCACCGGGCTCGAGGCGGACCTCGCCGTGGTGACGGTCAAGGCCTTCGACACGGAGACGGCAGCTGACCGGCTCGCGACCGGAGCCATCGACGCGGTCCTGTCGCTACAGAACGGCATGGGAAACGAGTCGATCCTCGCCGACCGGCTCGAGGCCCCGGTGCTGGCGGGGACGGCGACCTACGGGGCCGTGCTGCGGGAACCGGGCGTCGTCGCGTGTACCGGCGTCGGCGAGGTGGTACTGGGCGCTCGCGAGGGCGGTCCCTCGTCGCTCGCCGACGCGGTCGGCGATGGATTCCGCTCTGCGGGCATCGAGACGCTCGTCGCCGCGGACATGCCCCGCCGCCTGTGGGAGAAACTCGCGGTCAACGCGGGGATCAACGCCATTACTGCCCTGACCGAGACGGAAAACGGGGCCGTCCTCGACGCCCCTGCGGCCGATCTCGCGCGCGCGGCGAGCCGCGAGACGGCCCGCGTCGCCCGCGCCTGCGACGTGGCGCTCTCGAGCGACGAGGCGGTGGCTGCCATGGAAGCCGTCGCCGAGGCGACGGCCGCGAACACGTCCTCGATGGCCCAAGACGTCCGCGCCGGTCGGCGCACCGAGATCGACGCGATCAACGGCTACGTGGTCGACCGGGCGGTCGATCACGGTCTCTCGGTTCCGACGAACCGGACGTTGGCGGCGCTGGTACGGACGTGGGAACGCGGTCGCGGGTTGCGATAG
- a CDS encoding DUF7551 domain-containing protein, with amino-acid sequence MVGTTLREIRHHIERLASDDGEYYVVCARSGERPVPVAGQRFPTRTAAADAVRATEQYRAALRRYDPQLPFYDPVVCQERVGEDSTTTASRPAPETAEPRGDESASTSATEAAPADDDPLISFCHDVSGSVFEALSARDHDAAERAIMETYLAAAEATTDPNTLCLVLLETMAAELETHLEAVERTRVLEAAAANLPPVESASDPVAASLEFLDSLSLLREYGLDRESAAAGDRDVWTVSLRGYAIECGDRRFPTLPIGIDVLRRSRTTDAPAVTDVRALGDGDWEFVLTSDAGTAGGLVCTRGERP; translated from the coding sequence ATGGTCGGAACCACGCTCCGAGAGATTCGCCATCACATCGAACGGCTGGCCAGCGACGACGGCGAGTACTACGTCGTCTGTGCCCGCTCCGGGGAACGACCCGTCCCAGTTGCCGGGCAGCGGTTCCCGACGCGGACCGCCGCGGCCGACGCCGTCCGGGCGACCGAACAGTACCGCGCCGCGCTCAGACGTTACGACCCACAGCTCCCGTTTTACGACCCGGTCGTCTGCCAGGAACGGGTCGGCGAGGACTCGACGACGACCGCGAGCAGGCCAGCCCCCGAGACAGCGGAGCCACGGGGAGACGAGTCGGCATCGACGTCGGCGACCGAGGCCGCGCCCGCGGACGACGATCCCCTGATCAGCTTCTGTCACGACGTCTCCGGCTCCGTCTTCGAAGCGCTGTCGGCCCGGGATCACGACGCCGCCGAGCGGGCGATCATGGAGACGTACCTGGCCGCGGCCGAGGCGACGACCGACCCGAACACGCTCTGTCTGGTGTTGCTCGAGACGATGGCCGCGGAGCTAGAGACCCACCTCGAGGCGGTCGAGCGGACCCGCGTGCTGGAGGCGGCGGCAGCGAACCTCCCGCCGGTCGAGTCGGCCTCGGATCCGGTCGCGGCGAGTCTGGAGTTTCTGGACTCGCTATCGCTGCTCCGGGAGTACGGGCTCGATCGCGAGTCGGCCGCGGCCGGGGATCGGGACGTCTGGACCGTCTCGCTGCGCGGCTACGCCATCGAGTGTGGCGACCGGCGGTTCCCGACGCTGCCGATCGGGATCGACGTGCTACGGCGGTCGAGGACGACCGACGCGCCGGCCGTCACCGACGTGCGGGCGCTGGGCGACGGCGACTGGGAGTTTGTCCTCACGAGCGACGCGGGGACGGCGGGGGGGCTCGTCTGTACCCGGGGGGAGCGGCCGTGA
- a CDS encoding NifU family protein: MSTETQNDGDDLEDRVTNFLRRNFPQIQMHGGSAAIQDIDRESGEVSIALGGACSGCGISPMTIQAIKSRMVKEIPEIEKVNASTGMDGGEAEMGGMSPSFPGETVDDDGEADEGPEAPF, encoded by the coding sequence ATGAGCACCGAGACCCAGAACGACGGGGACGACCTCGAGGACCGCGTGACGAACTTCCTGCGCCGGAACTTCCCGCAGATCCAGATGCACGGCGGCAGCGCGGCGATTCAGGATATCGATCGCGAGAGCGGCGAAGTCAGCATCGCCCTCGGTGGCGCCTGCAGCGGCTGTGGTATCTCGCCGATGACGATCCAGGCGATCAAGAGCCGGATGGTCAAGGAGATTCCCGAAATCGAGAAAGTCAACGCCTCCACCGGCATGGACGGCGGCGAAGCGGAGATGGGCGGCATGAGCCCCTCCTTCCCCGGCGAAACCGTCGACGACGACGGAGAGGCCGACGAAGGCCCGGAAGCACCGTTCTAA
- a CDS encoding CehA/McbA family metallohydrolase — protein sequence MSSQIPFAIDFHVHSDDSYDGHEPIELILEQAADIGLDGVVITDHDEISESRRAADLAPDYGLIGIPGVEVSTRHGHLLAIGVEERPDPGQPFMGTVETVRELGGVAIVPHPFQRSRHGVRKRYIEDADAIETYNSMVFTGYRNRRARTFASRRDYPQIGASDAHYLPNVGKAYTEVLVTPEVVTPTKADIDGDDLVEAILEGRTQIRGKRTPIRKSAVQYGKGAVRKATYMFTSRAPLLPTVPASMDRST from the coding sequence ATGTCCTCTCAGATTCCGTTCGCGATCGACTTTCACGTGCATTCGGACGACTCCTACGACGGCCACGAACCGATCGAACTTATCCTCGAGCAGGCCGCTGATATCGGGCTCGACGGGGTGGTAATCACCGATCACGACGAAATCTCCGAGTCGCGGCGGGCGGCCGACCTCGCGCCCGACTACGGGTTGATCGGCATCCCCGGCGTCGAAGTATCGACGCGACACGGGCATCTGCTGGCGATCGGCGTCGAGGAACGGCCCGATCCCGGCCAGCCGTTCATGGGGACCGTCGAGACCGTCCGCGAGCTGGGCGGGGTCGCGATCGTTCCCCATCCCTTCCAGCGCAGTCGCCACGGCGTCCGCAAGCGCTACATCGAGGACGCCGACGCGATCGAGACCTACAACTCGATGGTCTTTACCGGGTATCGCAACCGTCGGGCCCGCACTTTCGCCAGCCGGCGTGACTACCCCCAGATCGGTGCCAGCGACGCCCACTACCTGCCCAACGTCGGCAAGGCCTACACCGAAGTACTCGTCACGCCCGAGGTCGTGACTCCGACCAAAGCCGACATCGACGGCGACGACCTCGTCGAGGCGATCCTCGAGGGCCGGACCCAGATCCGCGGCAAGCGCACGCCGATCCGGAAAAGCGCCGTCCAGTACGGCAAGGGGGCCGTTCGGAAGGCGACCTACATGTTCACCTCGCGCGCGCCGCTGCTCCCGACGGTGCCGGCCTCGATGGATCGATCGACCTGA
- a CDS encoding DUF7130 family rubredoxin-like protein, whose protein sequence is MVETGEKPAAEGEREAIEAVEKLNFGQRVYDDDGNEIGTIRGFEQSGFFVTTREGAEAMSVEHARSGHEFGEAELMWRCMECGEMGEIDDGLPEQCPNCNTEREDLMYWTED, encoded by the coding sequence ATGGTCGAAACCGGTGAGAAGCCCGCGGCGGAAGGCGAGCGAGAGGCGATCGAGGCGGTCGAGAAACTCAACTTCGGACAGCGGGTCTACGACGATGACGGGAACGAAATCGGGACGATTCGGGGGTTCGAACAGAGCGGCTTTTTCGTTACGACCCGCGAGGGCGCGGAGGCGATGAGCGTCGAACACGCCCGCTCGGGCCACGAGTTCGGCGAGGCCGAACTGATGTGGCGCTGCATGGAGTGTGGGGAAATGGGCGAGATCGACGACGGACTCCCCGAGCAGTGCCCGAACTGCAACACCGAGCGGGAGGACCTGATGTACTGGACCGAGGACTGA
- a CDS encoding DUF7260 family protein, with amino-acid sequence MTGSTALHGAPDCVDRELAAVAARDEAFETFARRVRALSASTSATGGGRATAATPMAMTTAGEAGGASATTDGTGCVAVREAFAETVAPHSTADLADDEPLVETIAAELNEDVAVALAAETGWTPTLKRAVLEEVDTRRREVEVVRETLETERETVAAAIDEVDEILAWLQSTAEESLLQCDFETLRAKHDRLEGYRERLEELTVRRQSQFTESTNRYGPGGTRYRTVVASVYSARPARHPLLSTATRLYGICGDCQRTVRAHLTRRV; translated from the coding sequence GTGACCGGATCGACCGCGCTCCACGGGGCCCCCGACTGCGTGGACCGGGAGCTGGCGGCGGTGGCCGCTCGAGACGAGGCCTTCGAGACGTTCGCCCGGCGCGTCCGTGCCCTCTCCGCGTCGACCTCGGCGACGGGCGGCGGACGGGCGACCGCGGCGACGCCGATGGCGATGACGACGGCGGGCGAAGCGGGCGGTGCGAGCGCGACGACGGACGGAACGGGGTGTGTCGCCGTTCGCGAGGCCTTCGCCGAGACGGTCGCGCCCCACAGCACCGCCGACCTCGCGGACGACGAACCGCTCGTCGAGACGATCGCCGCCGAACTGAACGAGGACGTCGCCGTCGCGCTCGCCGCCGAAACGGGCTGGACGCCGACGCTCAAACGCGCCGTCCTCGAGGAGGTCGATACCAGACGCCGCGAGGTCGAGGTCGTTCGCGAGACCCTCGAGACCGAACGGGAGACCGTCGCCGCGGCGATCGACGAGGTCGACGAGATCCTGGCGTGGCTGCAGTCGACGGCCGAAGAGTCGCTACTACAGTGTGATTTCGAGACCCTGCGGGCGAAACACGACCGGCTCGAGGGCTATCGGGAGCGACTCGAGGAACTGACCGTCCGGCGGCAGTCGCAGTTCACCGAATCGACGAACCGGTACGGTCCGGGTGGGACCCGGTATCGGACGGTGGTCGCGTCGGTGTATTCCGCTCGGCCGGCCCGGCATCCGCTCCTCTCGACGGCGACACGGCTCTACGGGATCTGTGGCGACTGTCAGCGGACGGTCCGGGCACACCTGACCCGACGCGTCTAG
- a CDS encoding uroporphyrinogen-III synthase yields the protein MSETPTVAVFRPDDDRLERAAELLADLGAEPVPDPMLAVEATDAVPRTDSDYVVFTSKTGAELVSEAGWVPGDETVCAIGPATADALRAEGYAVDLVPEEFTSSGLVAALSDAVDGARVEVARSDHGSPVLLDGLADAGAYVHETILYRLVRPEGSGESAAMAAAGELDAACFTSSLTVDHFLEAAAQRSVREAALEGLTDAVVGVIGEPTAETAAERGIDVDLVASEATFDRLAAETVDAATDGE from the coding sequence ATGAGCGAGACGCCCACCGTCGCCGTCTTTCGGCCCGACGACGACCGCCTCGAGCGGGCCGCCGAACTGCTCGCGGACCTCGGCGCGGAGCCGGTTCCGGACCCGATGCTCGCGGTCGAGGCGACCGACGCCGTCCCGCGGACCGATTCGGACTACGTCGTCTTCACGAGCAAGACCGGCGCGGAACTGGTCTCCGAAGCGGGCTGGGTACCCGGCGACGAGACCGTCTGTGCCATCGGCCCGGCGACGGCCGACGCGCTCCGCGCGGAGGGGTACGCGGTCGATCTCGTCCCCGAGGAGTTCACCTCGAGCGGGCTGGTCGCAGCGCTTTCGGACGCCGTCGACGGCGCGCGCGTCGAGGTCGCCCGCAGCGACCACGGCAGCCCGGTGTTGCTCGACGGGCTCGCGGACGCGGGCGCGTACGTCCACGAGACGATCCTCTACCGGCTCGTCCGGCCCGAGGGAAGCGGCGAGTCGGCCGCGATGGCCGCGGCGGGCGAGCTCGACGCCGCCTGTTTCACCTCGTCGCTGACCGTCGACCACTTCCTCGAGGCCGCGGCCCAGCGGAGCGTCCGCGAGGCGGCGCTCGAGGGGCTCACGGACGCCGTCGTCGGCGTCATCGGCGAGCCGACGGCCGAGACGGCCGCCGAGCGGGGCATCGACGTCGATCTGGTCGCGAGCGAAGCGACCTTCGATCGACTGGCCGCGGAGACCGTCGACGCGGCGACCGACGGCGAATGA
- a CDS encoding alpha/beta fold hydrolase, translating to MSGTGVATIDSCRIAYRRAGTDGPPVVLCHGAGIDDATVSWRHAIDALADEYRVYAIDWPEYGNSSGDVTHTVDGYIGVLEGFLETLPFDRVTLAGISMGGGVALGYTLANPDRVEGLALIDSYGLGDRLPSALQWKVLSRFPGATEFGKIAASASPRSVRLVLNSLVADADALPEPFVADVRRKLQEPGSIQAFKQFQDNELSFNGRVATNYVDDLPDLSVPTLLVHGRQDPLVPLEWSQRAAKRIPEAELEVIEDCGHWAPRERPDRFNEILEDWLPDPRHAPEPQYTKEGMPGVTRASGD from the coding sequence ATGAGCGGGACCGGCGTCGCCACGATCGACAGCTGTCGGATCGCCTACCGGCGCGCGGGAACGGACGGCCCGCCGGTCGTTCTCTGTCACGGCGCGGGGATCGACGACGCGACCGTCTCCTGGCGACACGCGATCGACGCGCTGGCCGACGAGTACCGCGTCTACGCGATCGACTGGCCGGAGTACGGGAACAGTTCCGGGGACGTCACCCACACCGTCGACGGCTACATCGGCGTCCTCGAGGGCTTTCTCGAGACGCTGCCGTTCGATCGAGTGACGCTTGCTGGCATCTCGATGGGCGGCGGCGTTGCTCTCGGCTACACGCTCGCGAACCCCGACCGCGTCGAGGGACTGGCGCTGATCGACAGCTACGGCCTCGGCGACCGACTGCCCAGCGCCCTCCAGTGGAAGGTCCTCTCTCGGTTCCCCGGGGCGACCGAGTTCGGGAAGATCGCGGCCAGCGCGTCCCCGCGAAGCGTCCGGCTGGTGCTGAACAGCCTCGTCGCGGACGCCGACGCCCTCCCCGAACCCTTCGTCGCGGACGTCAGACGGAAGTTACAGGAACCGGGCTCGATACAGGCGTTCAAACAGTTCCAGGACAACGAACTCTCGTTCAACGGCCGGGTCGCGACGAACTACGTCGACGACCTCCCCGACCTCTCCGTGCCGACGCTGCTCGTCCACGGCCGACAGGACCCGCTGGTCCCCCTCGAGTGGTCCCAGCGGGCCGCCAAGCGAATCCCCGAGGCCGAACTCGAGGTCATCGAGGACTGCGGCCACTGGGCGCCGCGAGAGCGACCCGACAGGTTCAACGAGATTCTCGAAGACTGGCTGCCGGACCCGCGCCACGCGCCGGAACCGCAGTACACCAAGGAAGGAATGCCCGGCGTGACGCGCGCCAGCGGCGATTGA
- a CDS encoding DHHA1 domain-containing protein, with protein sequence MAGPVPDLEDRAVACAERLCAADSVLLASHIDADGLTSAAIAAQALERAGIPFEAVFEKQLDDEAIAAIAATEYDTVLFTDFGSGQLDSIGDHEDAGEFTPVIADHHQPADRNTEYHLNPLLFGIDGASELSGAGASYVLARALADVADDGSDSAVAADGGTVTTSGANARADNRDLAALAVVGAVGDMQATSGQLHGANAAIVEEGVDAGVLETGKDLALYGKQTRPLPKLLEYATDVHIPGISNDENGALRFLDGLDLELKRDGEWRTWADLSNDEKRTVASALVRRAVSSGVPANKIDELVSTAYVLCEEPVGTELRDASEFSTLLNATARYERADVGLGVCLGDRDGALERARQLLREHRRNLSNGIDLVTREGATQEEYVQWFHADDEIRETIVGIVAGMAMGNEGISRSKPIIAFADKNDEEVKVSSRGTHSLVRQGLDLSVVMGEASRAVGGDGGGHDVAAGATVPKGEEGAFVERADEIVGEQLS encoded by the coding sequence ATGGCAGGGCCGGTTCCCGACCTCGAGGATCGTGCGGTCGCGTGTGCCGAGCGGCTGTGTGCGGCCGACAGCGTGTTGCTCGCCTCACATATCGACGCCGACGGACTAACCAGTGCCGCGATCGCCGCACAGGCCCTCGAACGGGCGGGGATCCCCTTCGAGGCGGTCTTCGAGAAACAGCTCGACGACGAGGCGATCGCCGCGATCGCGGCGACCGAGTACGACACCGTCCTCTTTACCGACTTCGGGAGCGGCCAACTCGACAGCATCGGCGACCACGAGGACGCCGGCGAGTTCACGCCCGTGATCGCCGATCACCACCAGCCCGCCGATCGGAACACCGAGTACCACCTCAACCCGCTCCTGTTCGGGATCGACGGCGCGTCGGAGCTGTCGGGGGCCGGCGCGAGCTACGTCCTCGCGCGGGCGCTCGCGGACGTAGCGGACGACGGGTCCGATTCGGCGGTCGCGGCGGATGGAGGGACCGTCACCACCTCCGGAGCCAACGCCCGCGCGGACAACCGCGATCTCGCCGCCCTCGCCGTCGTCGGTGCGGTCGGCGACATGCAGGCCACCAGCGGCCAGCTCCACGGCGCGAACGCGGCCATCGTCGAGGAGGGCGTCGACGCCGGCGTCCTCGAGACGGGCAAGGACCTCGCGCTCTACGGCAAACAGACTCGGCCGCTCCCGAAGCTGCTCGAGTACGCCACGGACGTTCACATCCCCGGGATCTCGAACGACGAGAACGGGGCGCTGCGCTTTCTCGACGGGCTGGACCTCGAACTGAAACGCGACGGCGAGTGGCGCACGTGGGCCGATCTCTCGAACGACGAGAAACGGACCGTCGCCAGCGCGCTCGTCCGGCGGGCCGTCTCGAGCGGCGTCCCGGCGAACAAGATCGACGAACTCGTCAGTACGGCCTACGTCCTGTGCGAGGAGCCGGTCGGCACCGAACTCCGGGACGCCAGCGAGTTCTCGACGCTCCTCAATGCGACCGCCCGCTACGAGCGGGCCGACGTCGGCCTCGGGGTCTGTCTGGGCGACCGGGACGGCGCGCTCGAGCGGGCGCGACAGCTCCTGCGCGAACACCGGCGGAACCTCTCGAACGGGATCGATCTGGTCACCCGCGAGGGGGCGACCCAGGAAGAGTACGTCCAGTGGTTCCACGCGGACGACGAGATCCGCGAGACCATCGTCGGCATCGTCGCCGGGATGGCGATGGGCAACGAGGGGATCAGCCGCTCGAAGCCGATCATCGCCTTCGCGGACAAGAACGACGAGGAAGTCAAGGTCTCGTCCAGAGGGACCCACTCGCTGGTCCGACAAGGACTCGACCTCTCGGTCGTGATGGGCGAGGCCTCCCGCGCCGTGGGCGGCGACGGCGGCGGCCACGACGTGGCGGCCGGTGCGACGGTTCCGAAAGGCGAGGAAGGGGCGTTCGTCGAACGCGCCGACGAGATCGTCGGCGAGCAACTGTCCTAG